The Triticum dicoccoides isolate Atlit2015 ecotype Zavitan chromosome 6A, WEW_v2.0, whole genome shotgun sequence genome has a window encoding:
- the LOC119314275 gene encoding uncharacterized protein LOC119314275, with product MVAPMVIAAAGLGMLAGVATANRTTGDGLPAASRWDTRPRCSTCRGTGREECLCSRWSDGDVGCGTCSGSGRKRCRSCGGSGTGRQLPARLIVQQKKLPTAHGRRGDDN from the coding sequence ATGGTGGCGCCCATGGTGATCGCGGCGGCGGGGCTCGGGATGCTGGCGGGCGTGGCGACGGCGAAccggacgacgggcgacgggctGCCGGCGGCGTCCAGGTGGGACACACGGCCCCGTTGCTCTACGTGCCGCGGCACCGGCCGGGAGGAGTGCCTCTGCAGCCGTTGGTCCGATGGCGACGTCGGCTGCGGGACGTGCTCCGGCTCCGGACGCAAGCGGTGCCGCAGCTGCGGAGGCTCTGGCACCGGCCGCCAGCTCCCGGCGCGACTCATCGTCCAGCAGAAGAAGCTGCCGACCGCGCACGGGCGCCGCGGAGACGACAACTGA
- the LOC119314276 gene encoding uncharacterized protein LOC119314276 — protein MVAPMVIASAGLGMLAGVAMANRTTGDGLPAASRWDARPRCSTCSGTGREECLCSRWSDGDVGCGTCSGSGRKRCRSCGGSGTGRQLPVRLIAQQQKLPTIAPGRRGN, from the coding sequence ATGGTGGCGCCCATGGTGATCGCGTCGGCGGGGCTCGGGATGCTGGCGGGCGTGGCGATGGCGAACCGGACGACCGGGGACGGGCTGCCTGCGGCGTCCAGGTGGGACGCGCGGCCACGCTGCTCCACGTGCAGCGGCACCGGCCGGGAGGAGTGCCTCTGCAGCCGTTGGTCCGACGGCGACGTCGGCTGCGGGACGTGCTCCGGCTCCGGCCGCAAGCGGTGCCGCAGCTGCGGAGGCTCTGGCACCGGCCGGCAGCTCCCGGTGCGGCTCATCGCCCAGCAGCAGAAGCTGCCGACGATCGCGCCCGGGCGACGCGGAAACTGA